From Cellulomonas oligotrophica, a single genomic window includes:
- a CDS encoding methyl-accepting chemotaxis protein — protein MARQQTADRSQQDSAAAAAIGTDLDEILRVLSAAATGDLEPRVGLLSGDPRTAAIRDHLHQLLDVTDAFVREAGVSLAAASEGRFHRRLLTRGLPGAFKTAARSIGSVHRTLTRDYAAQAEARQRIARNAGEVSSHVAAASTELSASVSSLAENARRGVAGADEALATVQGLEASSQQIAQAVEIIRLISGRTRMLALNATIEAARAGEAGRGFAVVADEVKVLADSAGSSSDDIAAAVAAVQESAAAAAAAIDVVVATIRSMDDEVGAIATAAGDGDGGLSRMAEVLSAEVAHLTEMG, from the coding sequence ATGGCACGCCAGCAGACGGCCGACCGGTCCCAGCAGGACTCGGCGGCGGCAGCCGCGATCGGCACCGACCTCGACGAGATCCTCCGCGTGCTCAGCGCCGCGGCGACGGGCGACCTGGAGCCGCGCGTCGGCCTGCTGTCCGGCGACCCCCGGACCGCGGCCATCCGCGACCACCTGCACCAGCTCCTCGACGTCACCGACGCCTTCGTGCGCGAGGCCGGGGTCTCGCTCGCCGCGGCGTCCGAGGGGCGGTTCCACCGCCGGCTGCTGACCCGTGGCCTGCCGGGCGCCTTCAAGACCGCCGCCCGGTCCATCGGCTCCGTGCACCGCACCCTCACGCGGGACTACGCCGCGCAGGCCGAGGCGCGGCAGCGGATCGCCCGCAACGCCGGCGAGGTGTCGTCCCACGTGGCCGCCGCGTCGACCGAGCTGTCGGCGTCGGTGAGCTCGCTCGCCGAGAACGCCCGCCGCGGGGTCGCCGGGGCCGACGAGGCGCTCGCGACCGTGCAGGGCCTGGAGGCCAGCTCGCAGCAGATCGCGCAGGCCGTCGAGATCATCCGGCTCATCTCCGGCCGGACCCGCATGCTCGCCCTCAACGCGACGATCGAGGCGGCCCGGGCCGGCGAGGCCGGGCGCGGGTTCGCGGTCGTGGCCGACGAGGTCAAGGTGCTGGCCGACTCCGCCGGGTCGTCCAGCGACGACATCGCCGCGGCCGTCGCGGCCGTGCAGGAGTCCGCCGCCGCGGCCGCCGCGGCCATCGACGTCGTCGTGGCCACGATCCGCAGCATGGACGACGAGGTCGGGGCGATCGCCACCGCCGCCGGCGACGGCGACGGCGGCCTCTCGCGCATGGCCGAGGTGCTCAGCGCCGAGGTCGCCCACCTCACCGAGATGGGCTGA
- a CDS encoding PAS domain-containing protein, whose translation MRTFGHDEIIVSKTDPRGHITYANDVFLRISAYPECELLGAPHSQLRHPEMPRAVFSLLWETIARGEELFAYILNLAGDGAGYWVLAHVTASTSTDGRIVGYHSNRRWPAPAAIARITPLYARLLQAERREQGARAATAAGRAELDTVLAEAGTTYDEFVWGIINDTDGEA comes from the coding sequence ATGAGGACCTTCGGGCACGACGAGATCATCGTGTCCAAGACCGACCCTCGTGGGCACATCACCTACGCCAACGACGTCTTCCTGCGCATCAGCGCCTACCCGGAGTGCGAGCTGCTCGGCGCACCGCACTCCCAGCTGCGCCACCCCGAGATGCCGCGAGCCGTGTTCTCGCTGCTCTGGGAGACCATCGCGCGCGGCGAGGAGCTCTTCGCCTACATCCTCAACCTCGCGGGCGACGGCGCCGGCTACTGGGTCCTCGCGCACGTCACCGCGTCGACGTCCACCGACGGGCGCATCGTCGGGTACCACTCCAACCGGCGCTGGCCCGCGCCCGCCGCGATCGCACGGATCACGCCGCTGTACGCCCGGCTGCTGCAGGCCGAGCGGCGCGAGCAGGGCGCCCGCGCCGCGACCGCCGCCGGCCGCGCCGAGCTCGACACCGTCCTCGCCGAGGCCGGCACCACGTACGACGAGTTCGTGTGGGGCATCATCAACGACACCGACGGGGAGGCGTGA
- a CDS encoding GlxA family transcriptional regulator gives MLRSVAAVVLPGTSPFELGVACEVFGIDRSDTGGPSFDFRVCGPDPGVPVPTKTGFSLVVEHGLDATTDVDLVVVPAYGSLPVPVPAAVLDALRAAHARGAWVLSICSGAFALGEAGLLDGRRCTTHWMHADDLARRHPAAVVDPDVLFVEAGTVITSAGTAAGIDACLHLVRRELGAAAATAVARRMIVPPQRDGGQAQYVDTPLPPRADTLAPLLAWMLEHLEEDLSVPALAARALLSERTFARRFRAETGATPAAWVARQRVARAQELLERTDAGVEEIARRCGLRTAAHLREHFARTLRTSPQAYRRRFACVDGAAPTP, from the coding sequence GTGCTCCGATCCGTCGCCGCCGTCGTCCTGCCCGGCACCTCGCCCTTCGAGCTCGGCGTGGCGTGCGAGGTGTTCGGGATCGACCGCTCCGACACCGGGGGGCCCTCCTTCGACTTCCGGGTGTGCGGCCCGGACCCCGGCGTGCCGGTGCCCACCAAGACGGGCTTCTCGCTCGTCGTCGAGCACGGGCTCGACGCCACCACGGACGTCGACCTCGTCGTCGTCCCCGCGTACGGCTCCCTGCCGGTGCCCGTGCCCGCCGCCGTGCTCGACGCGCTCCGGGCGGCCCACGCCCGGGGAGCGTGGGTCCTCAGCATCTGCAGCGGGGCCTTCGCCCTCGGCGAGGCCGGACTCCTCGACGGGCGCCGGTGCACCACGCACTGGATGCACGCCGACGACCTCGCCCGCCGCCACCCGGCGGCCGTCGTCGACCCGGACGTGCTCTTCGTCGAGGCCGGCACGGTCATCACCAGCGCCGGCACCGCCGCCGGCATCGACGCCTGCCTGCACCTCGTGCGGCGCGAGCTCGGCGCCGCCGCCGCGACCGCCGTCGCCCGCCGCATGATCGTGCCGCCGCAGCGCGACGGCGGGCAGGCGCAGTACGTCGACACGCCGCTGCCGCCCCGGGCCGACACCCTCGCCCCGCTGCTCGCCTGGATGCTCGAGCACCTCGAGGAGGACCTCTCGGTCCCGGCGCTCGCGGCGCGCGCCCTGCTCTCGGAGCGGACCTTCGCGCGCCGGTTCCGGGCCGAGACCGGGGCCACCCCCGCGGCGTGGGTCGCCCGGCAGCGGGTGGCGCGTGCGCAGGAGCTCCTCGAGCGGACCGACGCCGGCGTGGAGGAGATCGCCCGGCGGTGCGGGCTGCGCACCGCCGCCCACCTGCGCGAGCACTTCGCCCGGACCCTGCGCACCAGCCCCCAGGCGTACCGGCGCAGGTTCGCGTGCGTCGACGGCGCCGCCCCGACGCCATGA